Proteins from a genomic interval of bacterium:
- a CDS encoding STAS domain-containing protein translates to MKIEARHEQGVTIIEPKGKITIGVGDVALREAVSEALEAGARNILVDLGGVSTIDSSGIGELVSAFTSVSNRGGQLKLVNLPPKVTDILQITQLISVFEVHDNLSEALASFS, encoded by the coding sequence ATGAAGATCGAAGCGCGTCACGAGCAAGGTGTGACGATTATCGAGCCCAAAGGCAAAATCACGATCGGCGTCGGGGACGTCGCCTTGCGTGAGGCGGTGTCCGAGGCGCTGGAAGCCGGCGCCCGCAATATCCTGGTCGATCTCGGAGGGGTGAGCACCATCGACTCCTCGGGAATCGGCGAGCTGGTGAGTGCCTTCACCTCGGTCTCCAATCGCGGCGGCCAGCTCAAGCTGGTCAATCTGCCGCCCAAGGTCACCGACATTCTGCAGATCACGCAACTGATCTCGGTATTCGAGGTTCACGACAACCTCTCAGAAGCCCTCGCTTCGTTCTCATAA